From Sphingobacteriales bacterium:
TGGTGTTTCAGAGCGGGGCGGACATCCGGTAACAAAAAAGCTAATGCAGCAATGGAATATCCGGATAGAGGCTTATGCCCAACGTTTGTTAGACGATTTAGAAGACCTCGACTGGCCTGTCTCCATGAAAACCATCCAACGCAACTGGATTGGCCGCTCAGAAGGGGCAAGTATTTGGTTTGAACTGGCCGAGCCATTACAGGGCGGTTTTGAAATTTTTACCACCCGCCCCGATACTATTTTTGGACTTAGTTTTATGGTTTTAGCGCCCGAACATCCGCTTGTAGCAACCATTACCACCCCCGAACAAACCAGCAAAATTAAAGCCTACCAAGCCTGGACGGATAACCGAAATGATATTGAACGCCAAAGCGAAAAGCAAGTGTCGGGGGTGTTTACGGGCGCGTATGCTTTGCACCCATTTACCGGACAAAAAATACCCATTTGGATTAGCGAATATGTGCTAATGGGTTACGGCACCGGCGCCATTATGGCAGTGCCAAGCGACGACGACCGGGACGAGGCTTTTGCCCTTCAATTTAATTTGCCCATTTTGCCAATTATCGACAAAACAGCCTACCCCTACGCAACAAAATCCGATAAAGTTGGCACACTTATCAACTCAGGTTTTATTACCGGATTAGAAGTTAAAGATGCAATTGAAGCTGTTATTCATCGTCTTGAAACACAAAAAATTGGCTCGCGAATGGTAAATTTTAAACTGCGCGACTGGGGATTTGGCCGCCAGCGTTACTGGGGCGAACCCATACCAATAGTTTACGACGAGGAAGGAAACCCACAACCACTACCCTATGAGGATTTGCCTTTGTTATTGCCAAATACTAACGATTTTGAGCCTTCGGGCACTGGCGAATCGCCATTGGCCAAGCTAACAAACTGGGTTAATACGCCACAAGGTCGCCGCGAAACCGATACCATGCCGGGCAGCGCAGGCTCGAGCTGGTACTTTTTGCGCTATATGGACGTGCACAACCAACATGCCTTAGCATCGCCCGAAGCTATAAACTATTGGCAAAATGTTGATTTTTATGTGGGTGGCGCCGAACATGGCACCGGCCATTTAATATATGCGCGTATGTGGCATAAATTTTTGTATGATTTGGGTATTGTGCCCACCATTGAACCCTTTCAGAAATTAGTGAACCAAGGTATGATACAAGGCGTTTCGGCATTAGTTTTCCGGATTAACAATACCAACCAGTACGTTTCTTCCGGATTAGCTTCGCAATACCAAACCACCGCGCTGCGCGTTCCGGTACAATTTGTAAACGACAATAACGAATTAAATATCGCACAACTACGCGCATGGCGCAGCGAATTTGCCGAGGCCGAATTTATACTTGAAAACAACGAATATATTTGCGGAACTGCCAACGAAAAAATGAGCAAACGCTACCATAATGTGGTAAACCCCGACGATATGGTGCGACTATACGGCGCCGATTGTTTTAGAATGTACGAAATGTTTTTAGGACCAATTGAAGACAGCAAACCATGGAACACCAAAAACATTGTTGGGGTATCGAGGTTTTTGCGCAAATTATGGAGTTTGTTTAATTGTGACGAAGCTGGAAATCCTCAGTTAAGCACCGCTCCGCCCAGTACCGAGTCGCTAAAGGCTATACATCGCTGCCTCGAAAGGGTGCACAATGATATAGAGCGGTTTAACTTAAATACCTGTGTAAGCCATTATATGATTTGTGTAAATAAATTAGCAGACGAAAAATGCAGCCATCCGGAAGTATTGCGTTTGCTTACTTTGTCAATAGCTCCGTTTGCCCCCCACCTTGCCGAAGAGCTTTGGTCGAAATTAGGCCATGAGCAAGCAGGCAACAGTGTGCATTTGCAAAACTTCCCCAATTTTGACCCCGCCTTCACCCGCGATGATACCAAGCAGTTTCCAATACAAATAAACGGCAAAATACGCGCTACCCTTGAGTTGCCACTTGGTTTAGACGAGGCTGCCATGAAAACCGCCGTAACCACCCACCCCGATTTACAAAGTTTACTAAGTAATGTTAGCATTAAAAAGTTCATATATGTTCCGGGGCGAATTGTAAATTTGTTGGTGGGGTAGTACTATTACAGCTTGTATTTAGAATTGGCTTGGAAGGAGTGAAGGAATGAATCCGTCTAACCAATGCAGAAGGGATTTTATGTTTGTAGAAAGCCCAATAAAAACCGTTTTCTCAACCTTTGAACCCTTTGGGTTCTTAAAGGTAAAATCCGGAATAAAGTATTAACTACAAACAATATCACAATGTGGTCTCCATTAACCTTTATCGAACCACGCCAATTTTATCACTAAAAGTACAAATTCCTTTTTTATACACTTTTAGCAGATACACGCCCGTCGGCAAATTGTTTTTAGGGATATTGGCATGTTTGTAAAACTGTTGCTTCCAAACAGCATCGCCGTTAATATTAAATAAAATACCTTCTAAAATACTTGGTTCGCGCTCGGTATTAATTACAATATTTTGAGGCAGGTTTTTGACACTAATAAACAACTGGGCAGCAGCAGTTGCGGTGCTGTTTATTTCGGCGTTTGGCAGCAGCCACTCTACGGCGCTGGCAACGTATTTAGCCCAAAATTGTTCGTTATGATTGCCTTCTGGGTCGGTGGTGTTTTGCAAATTGGCCTCGGCAACGCCCGCCTTTTTTAAGGTATCAATCATTTTGGTAACCGCTTTTACTACCGAGCCATTGTCTTCTTTACCACCTGCCAAAAAATAGGTTTTTTGTTGGCCGGTATTGCCTCCTTTTTCGGCTGCATAAGTATAAACTTTATTGCTAAACCACAACGATGGCGAGAACACACCGGCGCGCCCAAACACATCCGGATAGGTTAACGCGCCATACAAACTAATTAACCCTCCCATTGAACTGCCCATTATGGCCGTAAAATTAGCTTCGGTGCGTGTTCGGAATTGGGCGTCAACATGGGGTTTTAAGGTGTTTACAATAAAATTTATATACTCATCGCCCTCGCCACCACCATATTGCGTATTAATCCAAGGCGAATATTCGTCAATGCGTTTTGCCTCTCCATTGTCAATACCCACTACAATGCAACCATAATAGCCTTTGTTTTCGAGGTTGGTAAGTGTTTCATCCACTTTCCATTCTCCGGCATAACTATAAAATTTATCGAACAGGTTTTGGCCATCTTGCATATAAATAACCGGATAATATTTAGTGCTTGTAGCATAATCTTGCGGCAAGTACAGCCATATTCGCCTATACCTTTTAAGTTCGGGCATATAAAATAAACTGTCTAAAATTTGAACTTGGGCGTTTGCCGAATGTGAATTTTGGCTGCCCGCCAAATCAGTCCACGAGGCAATGGTGTTTGTAATTATTTGAGGCGAGCCATTGTACGAAAAACTGCGGTTAGGCAAAAACTCGCCTAATTCGTTGCCTTCTACTTTTTTCCAGTCGCCGCGTGTAAATTTATACTGGTAGTCGCCATTTTCGGGCAAATTTAGGGTGATGGTATAAGTTTTATCCGGATTTTGTGTTAATGGTGTGCTGGCAGGGTCCCAGCCATTAAAGCTGCCGGCAATATAAATTATATCGGTTGCAGGTGTGTTTGCGGGTATTTTATCGACAACTAAATTAACTTGCGCCTTAGCCGTAGCAAGCGAAAACAAAATGGAAGACAGGAAGAAAAAAGATAATTTACGCATATTTTATTTAATACAAATGTGGTCAATAAGTTCGCGGGCAATGATATTGTGCAATTTTAAATGGGCTGCATCGCCGGCTTTGCCATGAAAAAAAACGCCCAAACATATTGCCTCGTTGGGCAAATAGCCTTGCGCTAAAAACGAAGCAATCATACCGGTTAATACATCCCCGCTTCCGGCGGTTGCCATGTAGGGGTTTCCGGTACTGTTAAAAACAAGTTTTTCATCCGGAAAAGCGATGCAAGTATGCGCCCCCTTCAAGGCGATATATATTTTATGTTTCGAGGCGATTTTTTGTAGTTCAGCCAATCGGTCAAAGTCGTTGTCGGGGGTATGCGGCAGCAAGCGGTGAAACTCGCCCCAGTGAGGTGTAAGCAAACTGTTGGGCGGCACCAAATTAATAAGGTTATGTTTGGCTATTAGGTTAATGGCATCGGCATCAATTAACAGGGGTTTGTTATTTTCTGTAGCCCATTGCAGTAATTGTTGTAGTAAATTTGCCGTTTGTGGGTTTTGGCCTAATCCGGGACCTATGGCAATTACATTAAAATTTTGTAAAAATTCGGCATTGGGAAGATTGGCAAGGTGCGTATGGCAATCGTCGGTTTTTACCATACATTCAGGGATGGCTGTTTGTAAGGCCGTGTAGCCTATTGCCGGAATATAGGCTGTTACCAAACCTGCGCCTGTTTTTAAACAAGCTTTTGATGCCAATATTGCTGCTCCCATTAAACCGTTTGAGCCGGCAATAATTAGTACGCGCCCGTTATTGCCTTTGTGGGCAAATTTATTGCGAGGTTGCAGCGTTTTGGCGATATAATTTTGGGTAAGGTAGAAATAATTTGCAGTTACATTTTGTAAAAATAAGGGGTGCAAACCAATATCTACAACCTGCCATTGGCCAACAAACCTGTGGTTTTGAGGCAACAAAAAAGCTAATTTTACCGTTTGAAAACTGATGGTATAGGTGGCTTTTACTATAAAAGCGTTGTCGGGGGTGTGTTGATTGGCAAACAAGCCCGAAGGCAGGTCAATGGCTACGGTAATGGCATTGCTGTTATTGATATGCGTTATTAGATTGGCATAAAATCCGGATAAAATAGGGCGGTTTAAGCCCGTGCCAAATAAGGCATCAATAATAATTTCATCCGGATTAAATTCCGGAAAAGAGGCTGTTGCATCATTGGCATCTGAATTAAATTTTTCAAAAAAAATGGGATTGTGGTTGTCCGTATTTTGACTTGTAATTTTGTCGTAATAAAAGGAAAAATCGTTCGGGTGGCTGTTTGCCAAAAAAAATACTGACGCGGACTTTAAATCCGGTAAGTTTTAATAAATAGGCCACACACAAACCATCTCCTCCGTTATTTCCGGTAGTGGCTAATATATGAACAGGTTTGTCGTTGGTGTTATTGACGCATGGGAGTTGTAAGAATAGGTTAAAAAAAGCCGTTGCAGCCCTCTCCATCAACAAGTAACTTGCAATGGGTTCGTTGGCAATGGTATAGGCATCGGCCTGTTGTAGTTGGGTAGTTGTTAGTATTTTTTGCAACGAACAGAGTTTTTTTAAATTAGATGCACCTTATTTAGGCAGCAAATCATTAGTTAGGATTAATAATTTTTAGACTATCGGCTTTTATTTTTTTGTTTTTAAGCATTTCGAGTTGTTGCGCCTTACTATAAGGGTTGGCTTCGTGTCCATCATTATCATCTCCTTCATTTAGACTGTTATTGGTTTCAGCGTTTTTGGGCGGAAAACCAAAATTTATTGCCGAGCCACCGTATTTTGCCGGATCGCTGTATTTATTTTTTACTGCCTCGCTGACTTTTACTTTTGCGCAGTCCTCGCAATTGGGGTCAATTTGGGGTGCGGTAGTTGCCGTATTCGAGCCGTCTGGTTGAGGCGAGTTAATTTTTACGTTGGTATAGGCATCGCGAGTTTTCGAAAAAACGACTTTATTGGCATGTACCGCTACAATTTTATACCCCATACGTGTTAGGTCGTGAAAAATTTCGTCGTAATTAAGCATATTGGGCTCAGCTGTTACCCGAACAAGTTTGTCTAACACATCTATTTTACAGTCAAGAACTCCAACCAACGAGCGCAAATAGGCTTCAATTTTTGTAGCATCGGCGGCGGTAAACAGTTGCAAGCGAACATTATGTTCATATTTTCGAATTAAAAAACGGACATGTTCTTTTTCCTCTTCAGTAATAACTGCTTTTGAGGTTTCGTTGGCAGCGTTAGTTTGGGCATATAATATTGGAGTAGGTATGAATCCGAACAGGGCTAAAATAAAAAGATAGGTTTTCATAATTAATTTGGTGTGTTTATTGTTATTCGATGGGCTTTGCAAGTATGGTTAGCAATTCGGGCAGCACAATTGTTTTGATGCTGTCTAAAGGTATTGTCAGCCAAACGCCATCATTAGCCACCGACTGTCCTATGTCCACGGCTTCGTAATGAATGCGCAAAGATGACTGCGCAAGAGTAAAATTACTAAAATTATAGGAATTAGGGGTAGTACTTGCCGCTATTTTTCTTTCATTTATTTTTGTTTCGTCTAAGGCAGTATTTTCGGCAATTTGTTGTTGACAATAATAGCTTAATTTTTGCAAAGAAGAATCATTGACATATATCAAATCGCTTAGTGCTAATTTTTTTCCGGAGATCCAATCAAAAACGAATCCTTTTTGTTCCATCCGGACTTTGGGTAATGCTGGGTCTTCATATTCGGCAATTAACCGAAACCCAAAATATTTATCAGCTAAAACTTCAACATCGTAGCGAAGTGTAATTTTGCTAACTTTATTTTTATAAATATTTGGCGATACTTTAGCGGCTGTATTTACATCGTCAAAAAACTGATTTACAATACTATCGGCAATTTCTTGTATTGCAATATTGTATAAATTTGTATTTGTTGTTACGCGCAGACGCGGATATTCGGCTCGTGCTTCAATTTTTGGATCTGTATTTGAGCGGTTTATAATGGCGGTTTGTACTTCGGGCTTTTTAATAATGGTTTGTTGTACCGAAGCAGAACAAGCTGCAAAACGAAGCAAAAAGCCAACACTAACTATAACAAAACAAAGATTATTAAACATTTATTAGTGCTTTTAACTACTTTGGGGCAAAATTATGTATGCTTGTAATAAGGCACAAAAAGTTTGCCTATTTTGGCATTTTAGTACAATTTGAACCTAAATTATAAGTTGTCCACAAAAATAGTATTTTCGGCCATCATTTTCGCTATTTTGCCGTACTTAAATTGCCAACTGCCCTAATTGCCTGGGCGCGGTCGCTGGCGGGGCTTATACCAAAACTAATAATTGCCTCAACAATTTTCGCCTCGTTTATTTGTTTTATTTTTTCAACACTGTCTAATTTATCGGCGGCGGCAACTTTTTTTATGGCATCTATAAATATTTTTGCAGCCGAAACAATCCATCTGTTGACGGTAATATCACAAAGCACTGTTAAGCCCAACTCCGACCGTATAATTTGTGTAATGGGTACATTAGCAAAGCTAACTAAATACTCATGTATTCGTCCGGCGCTTAAAAGACTATTAAACTCGGAAGTATTTTTAAAAGAAAACGAGTTAGCACCAACATGTACTGCCGTTACCGTCTTTTTGTCGGCTGCCAAAGCTTTTACTACCGGAACATCAAATTTTAATTTTATGCTTAGTGCCGGTATTATATAATTATTTTTTGCAACTTTTAATTGGGTCAATTGCATTTTAGGGTCGTAGGCCGCTTTAATAAAAACGCCTGTTAATTGTTTATTATCGCGCAGTAAAACCTCCGATTCGGGGTCGCGCAGTAAGCGGTGGCTTTCGGCATCGTAAACGCAAATGCGCGATTCGTCAATACCGAATTCGTTTATATTGTATTCGCAATCTATACCATATTGTTGGAAGCACTGCTGAAAAGCATCCGGATAAAAATATTTAAACGCCGCCATTAAAAGGGGCAAGCCGCGCCCGCCTCCGGCAAATTGAATAAATCCGTACGAAAAAACTGCTTTATCATAAGAATTAATTGCATCAAAATTACCTTCGTTTGCCGAAATAGCTTTGAGCACTTTTATTTCAAAGGGAGTTATACCAAACTGAGCAGCCTCTGAAGACGCGCTCGACATGCTAACTGTTGCTTCGCCTTCATACGAAATTCCGGATAAATATTGAGTTGCCGAACTTCGAACATAGTTATTAAAGGCAATTTTTTTTGACGTGCCGTTAGGTGTTACAAAACTGAGTGCATACTTGGCAAAATCGCGCAATACCTGAAAACTTAGGTCGTTTGGCGCAATAATACCGTTACTATAAACATTATTTTTAACAATATTTGTAAATGCCAACCATTTTTTTACATATTTTGCCTGAAACTCGTTGATGGCATTAATAGTTTTAGGTAGCTGGGCAGCAGAAACTACAGTTTCTATGGGTGTTTCGCCATGCCATTCGCTTAAAAACTGCCAATGTACGAGGGCTTTTTGAATTTTAACCACATCGGCTGAACGGTTGCCAGTTGCCGAGTTGCCGACAGGGGCGGTAATTCCTGCCTCTAAAAATTGGGCAGCATTGGTTGTTGTAAGTCCTATGGTGTTGCGGGCTGTTAAAATGGCAGCCCTATCGTTGGCAGCCGGGAAGAGAATGGCCGTTTGCAAAAGCATTAATAATTGACTTTGGGGCTCAACAAGGGGGTCGGGCAGGTGTTCGCTGAGTTTGCAAAATTGTTTTATGGCGGCAATAGTGTGCTGTAATCGCTGCGCTGAGATTATGGCTTGCCCTGTTTCGGTGGGGGTTTCAAGGTCAAGATGGGCAGTGCTTAAAAAGGCGGCGGCGTTTAAACTTTGTTGTACGCGGCGCACGTCATCGGCATAGTTATCGCCATCTAAGCCCACCGAGCCTTTAAGCTGGTAGGCAAATTTGAAGGAAAAATTGCCTATTGGAGTGGTTGTGGTATCGGGGGGTGAGTTTGTATTATTGCCAGTATTGTTAGAATTTGAATTGCCGCCACTGTTGTTGTTTGTATTATTTCCGGAGGTTCCGGAAGATGACGAACCACTGCTGCTGCCGGTTCCGGATATTGGCACCTTAAGTTGTTGGCCAATTGTCAAGGCATTACTTGTTAAATTATTTAAACTCCGCAAAACATCGACAGTAATATTAAAAAGTTGGGCAATTTTGAATAGGGTGTCGCCTTGTTTTACCGTATAAATAGTAGTTTTGGGTGCATCGGCACCGCCGCCAGTGTTGTTGTTGCCGCCTTGGTTTCCTGAGGAATTGTTCCCACCTCCGGGCAGTTTTAATTGCTGGCCAACCGAAAGGGTGTTGGTTAATAAATTATTTAACGATTTTATAGTTTCTACACTAGTTTTATGTTCGGTGGCGATTTTATACAAGGTGTCGCCAGGTTTTACAATATAAATGGTGTAGTTAGACGGGTTTCCGCCGTTAGAGTTGCTTCCGGGTATTTTAAGTATTTGCCCCAACGCAAGGGCATCGGTTAGTAAATTATTAGCTTTTTTAAGTGCGTCAATGGTGCAGCTAAATTTTATGGCAATTTTATACAAGGTATCGCCTGCCTGAACGGTATAAGTCATATTTATTAACTATTTTAAACGAACTTAAGGGCAAATATAAGGCTTTCCTTGTTATATCAATGTTTAATTTTTAAATTTGATTTTAGATTAAAAACCGAATAATTTCCGGAAAAAATCCGGAAACACAGCTTCAGTATCCAATTAATTATTTAGTCAGTTTTAAATTTGTAACCAATGCCATATACTGTTTTAATATAATCGGCAGAACCCTTTTGAATTAATTTTCGGCGCAAATTTTTAATATGCGTGTATAACGAGTCAAAAAGTTCATCGTTTAAAATTCCGTCCCAAACATGTTCGGCCAAAGCGTTTTTGCTAATAACCCGGTTTTTATTGGCAATTAGGTACAACAATAGTTTGTATTCGGTAGGAGTTAAAGTTAGTATTTCGTTAAAAACCGTAACTTCGTGTCTATCTGTGTTTATGCTTATTTCACCCTCAACCACATTTTTTTGTCCTTCAAATTGTTTTCGGCGCAAAACGGCTTTAATGCGGGCATTCAACTCAGACAGGCTAAAAGGTTTCACCAAATAATCGTCTGCACCGTAATTTAGGCCGGCAACCTTATCGTCCACCGAGTCTTTTGCCGATATAATTATTACACCCGAGCGGAGTTGCATTTTTTGGGCTTCTTGCACCAAACTCATGCCGCTGCCAAAGGGCAAACCTATGTCCACTAAAATGCACTCATAGTTATTGGCAGTAATTTTTTCGAGACCTCCGGTAAAGTCAAAAGCCGAATCACAAACAAACGACTCGCGCGACAGATATGTTACCATGGCATTTTGCAGCGCGGTGTCGTCTTCTACAATTAAAATTTTCATAAACTTGTATAACAGTTATCGGTTAAGTTAAGGGTAAAAAAGTAAATTTTAATTACCTTCTCTTATCGAGTGTGTTGGTGCCAAAAAGCACATCCCAAAACGGCGAGCTAACGCCATAACCGCGGTCGGGGTCGTGAAAATGATGTACCAGATGGTGTTTGCGCAAAGCTTTAAACCAGGCATACGGTAAATTTAAATGGTGCATGGCATAATGCCCCATATCGTAGGCCAAATAACCCAATAAAAAACCAGCCATAAAAGGGTGATAATAGGTTGCATCGGGATAAATTGCAGTAAATAAATACCTGAATAAAAGATAAAAAAAACTTGCCAGCGGAATGCTTAATACGGGCGGCATTACTAACCGCCACGAGTCGTTTGGATAGTCGTGGTGAACACCATGGCAAATAAAATGCAAGCGTTTTCCCCAATTACTGGTAGGATGGTAATGAAACACAAACCTATGGATAGTATATTCAACAAACGACCAAACGAAAATACCGGCTGGAAAAAGCAATAGTATTTGTGTTAAACTGTGCTGCGCAACGATTACAGATTGATAAAGCAGCCAACCAATTACAGGCAAAAACAAAATAAGTGGCACGGTAAAATGCACCCTCGACAGCTTGTTTAACAAAGGATTGGCAAACATCGTTACACTTTCATCTTTATTAGATATATATTGTTTGTTAGACATAAAGGAATTAAATATAAAAATGCAAGTACAAAATTACAACAAATTACTTTGTTTGCCAAATTTAGGTTCAACTTCGCCACCTAAGTACAATAACGTGCTGTGTAGATGGGACTGCGCAGGTGGGGCTTGGTTAGTCTATTACAAAATTGTACCTTTGTGGCAGCAAACATGCAAACATCAACATTAACTTTTCTAAAAAGCAAGATTACACTTGTTGATAGAGGGAAAATTATTTTTATTTTTATCGAAGTATGAAACGCTATTTTAGCATATTAGCTGTAAGTTTTACTATATTGACACTTATTTTGTTATTTTCTTTATCCGGATGCCAAAATACAAGCGACAAAGAAGGTAAAATCAAGAAACCTTTTTTAAAAGAAATGGTTAAAGCCAGCAGCCTCGGCGTATCGTACAAAATACATACCCAAAAAGGTGGCCGTAAAGCCGTTTATGGCGACTATATTGTATTACACATGCAAGGCGTAAATGCTCGAGACTCAATTATCAGCAACTCGTACACGGACAGCCCGATGCGCTTTAATTTTAACCACAATTTGTTTCAAGGAACACTCAACGAGGGGTTAAGCCAAATGAGTATTGGCGATAGTGCCAGCTTCACTATTCCCGTTGATACCCTTTTTGGCGAAAAATTGCCCGCCTATGTTCAAAAAGGCGAAAAATTTACCTACCATATTACTTTGATTGATGCCTTTTCGAAGGCCGATTTGAACGAACAAAAAAACAAACTTGTAAGTGAACAACGGATAAAGGATGAAGAACGAATTACAAAATTTTTAAAAGACAACAAAAGTGAAATGAAACAAACCAGTTCGGGTTTGTTTTACAAAATATACCAAGACGGCAAAGGTGAACGCATAAAGTTAGCCGACAAAGTTAGCATGACCTATAATATAACCCTGTTAACTGGCAAAAAAGTTAGCTCGCTTTTAGCTCCGGAAGATTATGTAGTGATAAAACAAATTAAAGGGCTACAAGAAGGGTTACAACTATTAAATAAAGGTGCTAAAGCCCGGCTAATTGTACCCTCGCATTTGGCTTATGGCAATACACCCAAAGGTGCAATTCCGGCCAATTCTATATTAATATACGACCTCATTATTGCCGATGTAAAGCCCACCGATTTGCAGCAAGAGACGACCAAAACGCCGAAAGGTCAAAAGAAAAACATGAACTCCATAAAAATTAGCCCTAAAAAGCCTGTCGCAACTCCGCAGCCCGCTACCCCACGCCGCAAATTAGAAGTAGGCCAAGACGCACCCCCCACCACCATCGAAGTTAAATAGCGGTAGCAACAGCTACGTTAAACAATTGCCTGTTGTAATATTTGCAAACTATGCCTACCCTCGGCAAACAACAAATCTAGAATACTTACATTGGGTAAAAAGCCAGTTTGAGGCTCAAACACCTGCGAATAAACAGGTGGCGTATAATTTGCATCGGGATGGCTTTTGCTTTCAGAGGGGTGGTAAACTGCCCTAAAATCGGCCATAAGGTGGGCGGGGTAATTTTTTTGGTAACTATCGGTAACTTGTAAAATTTTATCAACCTTTAATAATTGAACGATTTGCCGTGTTAAAGCCAAATTAAAATCAAATAAATATTGATAAGGTTTATGATAAAACGGATAGAGTGCATCTTCGTAATACTCAAAAAAAGGAGAAGAACGATAAGCAGCAATTAAACTTTGCCAATGCAATCGCTGCCAGTTGTACGCATTTGATATTTTTACTTCGTGCATAGCCATCCGGATATTTTTGCCTCCTTCAATCGGAATGCTTAAAGTTAAAACTCCGTTAGGTGTGGCAATGTAGGCCCGGTTTCGGAAAGACGATTTTACAAAATGCTCGTACTTTTCAATAAAAATGCTTGGGTGTGTTATTAAACGTGCATAATAACCAATACTACCCATATACTGTGCGTCTAACAAAATTGGCAAATTATTCATAACGCTGGCAAAAGTACTACATACACCCTAAATTTGGCGTGTTTACCAGCAAATAAGTTATATATTTGCCCCTGTATGATAGGTTTTATAACGGCAATTTTAATTAAACTTACCTGCCCTTTAACTAAAAAACGTTACTTTAAGAGGCTTATTTTGCCCTTTAATATTTCCGGAAAAAATTGGAAGTACATCTTTTGTATTAGCCTCTTGTGCTTACTATTTAATATTGGCAAGGCACAACAGTCATCATGGGCAATGCCGGATTTCAATAACAGTATTGAACCTAATTTACATATAGGCCGCATTATAAAACATACTTGGAAATTTAAGCCTAATATTACCGAAAATTCGACCGTTTACGCGCTAAGTTTTGCCCATCGCACATCGCCGGCAAAAGGCCGCCTTTGGCATGCCCTTTGGGGGTATCCGGAGTGGAGCGTTACGGCAGCATATACAAAGTACGGCAATGGCAATATATTTGGGACTGCGGTAGGTTTGCTTCCTGCCTTACATTTTTCAATTATAAAAAATAAACATTTGAATTGGCAATTCAGGTTTGGGGCAGGTCTTAACTATATAACTAAAAAAT
This genomic window contains:
- a CDS encoding LysM peptidoglycan-binding domain-containing protein, with product MTYTVQAGDTLYKIAIKFSCTIDALKKANNLLTDALALGQILKIPGSNSNGGNPSNYTIYIVKPGDTLYKIATEHKTSVETIKSLNNLLTNTLSVGQQLKLPGGGNNSSGNQGGNNNTGGGADAPKTTIYTVKQGDTLFKIAQLFNITVDVLRSLNNLTSNALTIGQQLKVPISGTGSSSGSSSSGTSGNNTNNNSGGNSNSNNTGNNTNSPPDTTTTPIGNFSFKFAYQLKGSVGLDGDNYADDVRRVQQSLNAAAFLSTAHLDLETPTETGQAIISAQRLQHTIAAIKQFCKLSEHLPDPLVEPQSQLLMLLQTAILFPAANDRAAILTARNTIGLTTTNAAQFLEAGITAPVGNSATGNRSADVVKIQKALVHWQFLSEWHGETPIETVVSAAQLPKTINAINEFQAKYVKKWLAFTNIVKNNVYSNGIIAPNDLSFQVLRDFAKYALSFVTPNGTSKKIAFNNYVRSSATQYLSGISYEGEATVSMSSASSEAAQFGITPFEIKVLKAISANEGNFDAINSYDKAVFSYGFIQFAGGGRGLPLLMAAFKYFYPDAFQQCFQQYGIDCEYNINEFGIDESRICVYDAESHRLLRDPESEVLLRDNKQLTGVFIKAAYDPKMQLTQLKVAKNNYIIPALSIKLKFDVPVVKALAADKKTVTAVHVGANSFSFKNTSEFNSLLSAGRIHEYLVSFANVPITQIIRSELGLTVLCDITVNRWIVSAAKIFIDAIKKVAAADKLDSVEKIKQINEAKIVEAIISFGISPASDRAQAIRAVGNLSTAK
- a CDS encoding response regulator transcription factor produces the protein MKILIVEDDTALQNAMVTYLSRESFVCDSAFDFTGGLEKITANNYECILVDIGLPFGSGMSLVQEAQKMQLRSGVIIISAKDSVDDKVAGLNYGADDYLVKPFSLSELNARIKAVLRRKQFEGQKNVVEGEISINTDRHEVTVFNEILTLTPTEYKLLLYLIANKNRVISKNALAEHVWDGILNDELFDSLYTHIKNLRRKLIQKGSADYIKTVYGIGYKFKTD
- a CDS encoding sterol desaturase family protein, producing MSNKQYISNKDESVTMFANPLLNKLSRVHFTVPLILFLPVIGWLLYQSVIVAQHSLTQILLLFPAGIFVWSFVEYTIHRFVFHYHPTSNWGKRLHFICHGVHHDYPNDSWRLVMPPVLSIPLASFFYLLFRYLFTAIYPDATYYHPFMAGFLLGYLAYDMGHYAMHHLNLPYAWFKALRKHHLVHHFHDPDRGYGVSSPFWDVLFGTNTLDKRR
- a CDS encoding FKBP-type peptidyl-prolyl cis-trans isomerase produces the protein MKRYFSILAVSFTILTLILLFSLSGCQNTSDKEGKIKKPFLKEMVKASSLGVSYKIHTQKGGRKAVYGDYIVLHMQGVNARDSIISNSYTDSPMRFNFNHNLFQGTLNEGLSQMSIGDSASFTIPVDTLFGEKLPAYVQKGEKFTYHITLIDAFSKADLNEQKNKLVSEQRIKDEERITKFLKDNKSEMKQTSSGLFYKIYQDGKGERIKLADKVSMTYNITLLTGKKVSSLLAPEDYVVIKQIKGLQEGLQLLNKGAKARLIVPSHLAYGNTPKGAIPANSILIYDLIIADVKPTDLQQETTKTPKGQKKNMNSIKISPKKPVATPQPATPRRKLEVGQDAPPTTIEVK
- a CDS encoding WbqC family protein, coding for MNNLPILLDAQYMGSIGYYARLITHPSIFIEKYEHFVKSSFRNRAYIATPNGVLTLSIPIEGGKNIRMAMHEVKISNAYNWQRLHWQSLIAAYRSSPFFEYYEDALYPFYHKPYQYLFDFNLALTRQIVQLLKVDKILQVTDSYQKNYPAHLMADFRAVYHPSESKSHPDANYTPPVYSQVFEPQTGFLPNVSILDLLFAEGRHSLQILQQAIV